Proteins from one Xiphophorus hellerii strain 12219 chromosome 8, Xiphophorus_hellerii-4.1, whole genome shotgun sequence genomic window:
- the pum3 gene encoding pumilio homolog 3 isoform X2 → MAAKPQKPFSSQPGRKPSFKGKGKDLAGTKFGGKPGAKKPFKPYKNAEKKSRPGKPNDGRKPGFSKAEKRKRPAGGGGPPAKREKNGKKPPTTEEELKKRLQKKRELKNNRQQAERKEMFDIISRCKAVWGNLRRKKCDTEQKTKLMKELHGLIRGKIKQMAFAHDSVRVLQCFIQFGNQKQRFEVFEELKDSVLDMSKSPYGKHVVKKLLMYGNKEMVAAIIQLFGGHIRKMLRHATASTIVEYAYNDKAMLAQRLMITGELYGNTYAICKSLELNTIEKVLAANPEKLENILEETKQAIVPLAQKEQVIRHSVVHKVFLDFFQFAPEKQRSEMIESIRESVVYMAHTHDGARVAMHCLWHGTAKDRKVIIKTMKTYMVKFARGEFGHMVLLAIFDCVDDTKLVKQAVLSELLSVLPEVLGNKHGKKVLLYLLRPRDPTHMLPDIVKLLEQGDGNAHSKKDMATRRRELLEAASPALLDHLQLNAAAMVTNKAASVTVRDILASACGDLRPAMTAVAQLANQELVQGGVEGQLHLAEHPAGHLVLKWLIEQDAMLAENGREECFSRILVDTVGTETMKSWVKVNRGAMVLCSLLNSCDGSVAAEVKAALTAIIPELRRISDHKGAEILLQNLNK, encoded by the exons ATGGCAGCCAAACCCCAAAAGCCGTTCTCCTCCCAGCCTGGACGAAAACCGTCATtcaaaggaaaaggaaaag ACTTGGCGGGGACCAAATTCGGAGGGAAACCTGGAGCGAAAAAACCCTTCAAGCCGTACAAGAAcgcagagaagaagagcagaCCAGGAAAACCAAACGATGGCAGAAAACCAGGTTTTTCTAAAGCTGAGAAGAGGAAacgaccagcagggggcggag GTCCGCCGGCGAAGAGGGAGAAGAACGGCAAGAAGCCGCCGACCACAGAAGAAGAGCTGAAGAAGCGACTGCAGAAGAAGAGGGAGCTGAAGAACAACCGGCAGCAGGCGGAGAGGAAGGAGATGTTTGACATCATCAGCCGCTGCAAAGCAGTATGGGGGAATCTCCGGAG GAAGAAATGTGACACAGAGCAGAAGACGAAGCTGATGAAGGAGCTTCATGGACTGATCCGTGGGAAGATAAAGCAG ATGGCGTTCGCCCACGACTCGGTCCGAGTCCTCCAGTGTTTCATTCAGTTCGGAAACCAGAAGCAGCGATTTGAGGTGTTTGAGGAGCTGAAAG ACAGCGTCCTCGACATGTCCAAGTCGCCGTACGGGAAACATGTGGTGAAGAAGCTGCTGATGTACGG GAACAAGGAGATGGTGGCCGCCATCATCCAGTTGTTCGGTGGTCACATTCGCAAGATGCTCCGCCACGCCACCGCCTCCACCATCGTCGAGTACGCCTACAACGACAAGGCGATGCTCGCTCAGAGGCTGATGATCACCGGCGAGCTGTACGGGAACACCTACGCTATCTGCAag TCGTTGGAGCTTAACACCATCGAGAAGGTGTTGGCGGCGAACCCGGAGAAGCTGGAGAACATCCTGGAGGAGACCAAGCAGGCCATCGTGCCGCTGGCGCAGAA AGAACAGGTCATCAGGCATTCTGTGGTCCATAAAGTCTTTCTGGATTTCTTCCAGTTTGCACCTGAAAAGCAAAGATCG GAGATGATCGAGTCCATCAGGGAGTCTGTGGTCTACATGGCTCACACTCACGACGGCGCCCGGGTCGCCATGCACTGCCTGTGGCACGGCACAGCAAAG gaCAGAAAAGTCATTATAAAAACCATGAAGACCTACATGGTGAAGTTCGCCAGG GGGGAGTTTGGTCACATGGTTCTCCTGGCGATATTTGACTGCGTGGACGACACCAAGCTGGTCAAGCAGGCGGTTCTGTCG gagctgctgtccgTCCTGCCGGAGGTCCTCGGAAACAAACACGGTAAGAAGGTTCTGCTGTACCTGCTGAGGCCCAGAGACCCCACCCACATGCTGCCGGACATCGTTAAGCTGCTGGAGCAAGGAGACGGCAACGCACACAG taAAAAGGACATGGCGACCCGCCGGCGGGAGCTGCTGGAGGCCGCCTCCCCGGCGCTTTTGGACCATCTCCAACTGAACGCTGCTGCCATGGTAACGAACAAGGCGGCCAGCGTCACCGTCAGAGACATCCTGGCGTCGGCGTGCGGCGACCTGCGGCCTGCCATGACGGCCGTGGCCCAGCTGGCCAATCAGGAGCTGGTGCAGGGAGGAGTCGAGGGCCAG CTCCACCTGGCCGAACACCCAGCAGGACACCTGGTGCTGAAGTGGCTCATAGAGCAGGACGCCATGTTGGCCGAGAACGGCAGGGAGG AGTGCTTCAGCAGGATCCTGGTGGACACGGTGGGGACGGAGACCATGAAGAGCTGGGTCAAGGTCAACCGGGGAGCCATGGTGCTCTGCAG CCTTCTGAACAGCTGTGACGGATCTGTGGCTGCTGAGGTGAAGGCGGCACTCACCGCCATCATCCCTGAGCTCCGGAGAATCAGCGACCATAAAGGAGCCGAAATCCTGCTGCAAAATCTGAACAAGTAG
- the pum3 gene encoding pumilio homolog 3 isoform X1, translating into MAAKPQKPFSSQPGRKPSFKGKGKGKDLAGTKFGGKPGAKKPFKPYKNAEKKSRPGKPNDGRKPGFSKAEKRKRPAGGGGPPAKREKNGKKPPTTEEELKKRLQKKRELKNNRQQAERKEMFDIISRCKAVWGNLRRKKCDTEQKTKLMKELHGLIRGKIKQMAFAHDSVRVLQCFIQFGNQKQRFEVFEELKDSVLDMSKSPYGKHVVKKLLMYGNKEMVAAIIQLFGGHIRKMLRHATASTIVEYAYNDKAMLAQRLMITGELYGNTYAICKSLELNTIEKVLAANPEKLENILEETKQAIVPLAQKEQVIRHSVVHKVFLDFFQFAPEKQRSEMIESIRESVVYMAHTHDGARVAMHCLWHGTAKDRKVIIKTMKTYMVKFARGEFGHMVLLAIFDCVDDTKLVKQAVLSELLSVLPEVLGNKHGKKVLLYLLRPRDPTHMLPDIVKLLEQGDGNAHSKKDMATRRRELLEAASPALLDHLQLNAAAMVTNKAASVTVRDILASACGDLRPAMTAVAQLANQELVQGGVEGQLHLAEHPAGHLVLKWLIEQDAMLAENGREECFSRILVDTVGTETMKSWVKVNRGAMVLCSLLNSCDGSVAAEVKAALTAIIPELRRISDHKGAEILLQNLNK; encoded by the exons ATGGCAGCCAAACCCCAAAAGCCGTTCTCCTCCCAGCCTGGACGAAAACCGTCATtcaaaggaaaaggaaaaggaaaag ACTTGGCGGGGACCAAATTCGGAGGGAAACCTGGAGCGAAAAAACCCTTCAAGCCGTACAAGAAcgcagagaagaagagcagaCCAGGAAAACCAAACGATGGCAGAAAACCAGGTTTTTCTAAAGCTGAGAAGAGGAAacgaccagcagggggcggag GTCCGCCGGCGAAGAGGGAGAAGAACGGCAAGAAGCCGCCGACCACAGAAGAAGAGCTGAAGAAGCGACTGCAGAAGAAGAGGGAGCTGAAGAACAACCGGCAGCAGGCGGAGAGGAAGGAGATGTTTGACATCATCAGCCGCTGCAAAGCAGTATGGGGGAATCTCCGGAG GAAGAAATGTGACACAGAGCAGAAGACGAAGCTGATGAAGGAGCTTCATGGACTGATCCGTGGGAAGATAAAGCAG ATGGCGTTCGCCCACGACTCGGTCCGAGTCCTCCAGTGTTTCATTCAGTTCGGAAACCAGAAGCAGCGATTTGAGGTGTTTGAGGAGCTGAAAG ACAGCGTCCTCGACATGTCCAAGTCGCCGTACGGGAAACATGTGGTGAAGAAGCTGCTGATGTACGG GAACAAGGAGATGGTGGCCGCCATCATCCAGTTGTTCGGTGGTCACATTCGCAAGATGCTCCGCCACGCCACCGCCTCCACCATCGTCGAGTACGCCTACAACGACAAGGCGATGCTCGCTCAGAGGCTGATGATCACCGGCGAGCTGTACGGGAACACCTACGCTATCTGCAag TCGTTGGAGCTTAACACCATCGAGAAGGTGTTGGCGGCGAACCCGGAGAAGCTGGAGAACATCCTGGAGGAGACCAAGCAGGCCATCGTGCCGCTGGCGCAGAA AGAACAGGTCATCAGGCATTCTGTGGTCCATAAAGTCTTTCTGGATTTCTTCCAGTTTGCACCTGAAAAGCAAAGATCG GAGATGATCGAGTCCATCAGGGAGTCTGTGGTCTACATGGCTCACACTCACGACGGCGCCCGGGTCGCCATGCACTGCCTGTGGCACGGCACAGCAAAG gaCAGAAAAGTCATTATAAAAACCATGAAGACCTACATGGTGAAGTTCGCCAGG GGGGAGTTTGGTCACATGGTTCTCCTGGCGATATTTGACTGCGTGGACGACACCAAGCTGGTCAAGCAGGCGGTTCTGTCG gagctgctgtccgTCCTGCCGGAGGTCCTCGGAAACAAACACGGTAAGAAGGTTCTGCTGTACCTGCTGAGGCCCAGAGACCCCACCCACATGCTGCCGGACATCGTTAAGCTGCTGGAGCAAGGAGACGGCAACGCACACAG taAAAAGGACATGGCGACCCGCCGGCGGGAGCTGCTGGAGGCCGCCTCCCCGGCGCTTTTGGACCATCTCCAACTGAACGCTGCTGCCATGGTAACGAACAAGGCGGCCAGCGTCACCGTCAGAGACATCCTGGCGTCGGCGTGCGGCGACCTGCGGCCTGCCATGACGGCCGTGGCCCAGCTGGCCAATCAGGAGCTGGTGCAGGGAGGAGTCGAGGGCCAG CTCCACCTGGCCGAACACCCAGCAGGACACCTGGTGCTGAAGTGGCTCATAGAGCAGGACGCCATGTTGGCCGAGAACGGCAGGGAGG AGTGCTTCAGCAGGATCCTGGTGGACACGGTGGGGACGGAGACCATGAAGAGCTGGGTCAAGGTCAACCGGGGAGCCATGGTGCTCTGCAG CCTTCTGAACAGCTGTGACGGATCTGTGGCTGCTGAGGTGAAGGCGGCACTCACCGCCATCATCCCTGAGCTCCGGAGAATCAGCGACCATAAAGGAGCCGAAATCCTGCTGCAAAATCTGAACAAGTAG
- the kcnv2a gene encoding potassium voltage-gated channel subfamily V member 2, translated as MNFLIFFSQVYLLPYRLAARYPKTRIGRLATYTDHSKKLDLCDDYIVQSNEFFFDRDPKVFHNIFNFYRTGVLCIKEELCPHHFLEEIHYWGVRIKYTHRCCRISFEERQDELNEQLKVQKELLAELELEESDAMFDHMTFGPTRRKIWNLTEKPFSSITAKLMGVASSFFVLVSLVAMTLNTVDEMQYKTPSGQPSGRFYGEGIETLCITFFTLEYLLRLVSTPDLKCFMRSVLNTVDLVAILPHYLQMLLECFEDEDVHRHAGDIETVARVGKVGQVLRIMRLMRIFRILKLARHSTGLRAFGFTLRQCYQQVGCLLLFIAMGIFMFSAMVYSVEHDVYNTNFTSMPHAWWWAAVSISTVGYGDMLPETNLGRVFAFACISFGVILNGMPISILYNKFSDYYTKLKSHEFAMVSRARGKIRFIKRAAKRFADCCDDVAQPKQPGGRRFVVANDDGVEGGY; from the exons ATGAACTTTTTAATCTTCTTCTCCCAGGTTTACCTCCTGCCGTACAGATTAGCCGCCCGCTACCCAAAGACCCGGATCGGCCGTTTGGCCACGTACACGGACCACAGCAAGAAGCTGGACCTCTGTGACGATTACATCGTCCAGAGCAACGAGTTCTTCTTCGACCGAGACCCAAAAGTTTTCCACAACATCTTCAACTTCTACAG AACCGGAGTGCTGTGCATTAAGGAGGAGTTGTGTCCGCATCACTTCCTGGAGGAGATCCACTACTGGGGCGTGAGGATCAAATACACGCATCGCTGCTGCCGCATCTCGTTTGAGGAGCGGCAGGACGAGCTGAACGAGCAGCTGAAGGTCCAGAAGGAGCTGCTGGCCGAG ctggagctggagGAAAGCGACGCCATGTTTGATCACATGACCTTCGGCCCGACCCGGAGGAAGATCTGGAATCTGACGGAGAAACCGTTTTCCTCCATCACCGCTAAGCTGATGGGCGTGGCCTCCTCCTTCTTCGTGCTGGTCTCCCTGGTCGCCATGACGCTCAACACCGTGGACGAGATGCAGTACAAG ACGCCGTCCGGCCAGCCCAGCGGACGGTTCTACGGCGAGGGCATCGAGACGCTCTGCATCACCTTCTTCACCCTGGAGTACCTGCTGCGGCTGGTCTCCACGCCGGACCTGAAGTGCTTCATGCGCAGCGTCCTGAACACGGTGGACCTGGTCGCCATCCTGCCGCACTACCTGCAGATGCTGCTGGAGTGCTTCGAGGACGAGGACGTCCACCGCCACGCCGGGGACATCGAGACTGTCGCACGCGTCGGCAAG GTGGGTCAGGTTCTGAGGATCATGCGTCTGATGAGAATCTTCAGGATCCTGAAGCTGGCCCGTCACTCCACTGGGTTAAGAGCGTTTGGGTTTACTCTGAGGCAGTGCTACCAGCAG GTGGGCTGTCTGCTGCTCTTCATCGCCATGGGCATCTTCATGTTCTCAGCCATGGTGTACAGCGTGGAGCACGACGTCTACAACACCAACTTCACCTCCATGCCTCACGCCTGGTGGTGGGCCGCG GTGAGCATCTCCACGGTGGGATACGGCGACATGCTCCCGGAAACCAACCTGGGCCGCGTCTTCGCCTTCGCCTGCATCTCGTTCGGCGTCATCCTGAACGGCATGCCCATCTCCATCCTCTACAACAAGTTCTCCGACTACTACACCAAGCTCAAGTCCCACGAGTTCGCCATGGTCAGCAGGGCGCGGGGGAAGATCCGCTTCATCAAGAGGGCCGCCAAGCGCTTCGCCGACTGCTGCGACGACGTCGCTCAGCCGAAGCAACCAGGAGGGCGACGGTTCGTGGTCGCCAACGACGACGGAGTGGAGGGCGGGTACTAA